A stretch of Mus musculus strain C57BL/6J chromosome 19, GRCm38.p6 C57BL/6J DNA encodes these proteins:
- the Got1 gene encoding aspartate aminotransferase, cytoplasmic, giving the protein MAPPSVFAQVPQAPPVLVFKLTADFRDDPDPRKVNLGVGAYRTDESQPWVLPVVRKVEQKIANDNSLNHEYLPILGLAEFRSCASRLVLGDNSLAIRENRVGGVQSLGGTGALRIGADFLGRWYNGTDNKNTPIYVSSPTWENHNAVFSAAGFKDIRPYCYWDAEKRGLDLQGFLNDLENAPEFSIFVLHACAHNPTGTDPTPEQWKQIAAVMQRRFLFPFFDSAYQGFASGDLEKDAWAIRYFVSEGFELFCAQSFSKNFGLYNERVGNLTVVGKESDSVLRVLSQMEKIVRITWSNPPAQGARIVAATLSDPELFKEWKGNVKTMADRILTMRSELRARLEALKTPGTWSHITEQIGMFSFTGLNPKQVEYLVNEKHIYLLPSGRINMCGLTTKNLDYVATSIHEAVTKIQ; this is encoded by the exons ATGGCGCCTCCATCAGTCTTTGCCCAGGTTCCGCAAGCTCCTCCGGTTCTGGTCTTTAAGCTCACTGCGGACTTCCGGGATGATCCAGATCCCCGCAAGGTTAACCTCGGCGTGGGAG CGTACCGCACAGATGAATCTCAGCCCTGGGTTTTGCCAGTAGTGAGGAAGGTCGAACAGAAGATTGCTAACGACAACAGCCTCAACCACGAGTACCTGCCCATCCTGGGCCTGGCAGAGTTCCGGAGCTGTGCTTCTCGCCTAGTTCTTGGGGACAACAGCCTGGCTATCAGGGAGAATCGG GTTGGAGGGGTGCAGTCTTTGGGAGGGACAGGCGCTCTTCGGATTGGAGCTGACTTCTTAGGGCGATGGTACAATGGTACAGATAACAAGAACACACCAATCTACGTATCATCACCAACCTGGG AGAACCATAATGCTGTGTTTTCTGCCGCCGGTTTTAAGGACATTCGGCCCTATTGCTACTGGGATGCGGAGAAGAGAGGACTGGACCTCCAGGGTTTCCTGAATGATCTGGAG AATGCCCCCGAGTTCTCCATCTTTGTCCTCCATGCCTGTGCGCACAACCCAACAGGGACCGACCCGACTCCAGAGCAGTGGAAGCAGATCGCTGCTGTCATGCAG CGCCGTTTTCTGTTCCCCTTCTTTGACTCAGCCTATCAGGGCTTTGCATCTGGAGACCTAGAGAAAGATGCGTGGGCTATTCGCTATTTTGTGTCTGAAGGCTTCGAGCTCTTCTGTGCCCAGTCCTTCTCCAAGAACTTCGGGCTCTACA ATGAGAGAGTGGGGAATCTGACCGTGGTCGGAAAAGAGTCTGACAGCGTCCTGCGGGTCCTTTCCCAGATGGAGAAGATTGTACGAATCACCTGGTCCAATCCCCCAGCCCAAGGAGCTCGGATTGTGGCCGCCACCCTCTCTGACCCGGAGCTCTTTAAGGAGTG GAAAGGTAACGTGAAGACAATGGCTGACCGGATTCTGACCATGAGATCCGAACTCAGGGCAAGACTAGAAGCTCTCAAGACCCCCGGGACTTGGTCTCACATCACTGAGCAGATTGGAATGTTCAGTTTCACCGGCTTGAACC CCAAGCAGGTCGAGTATTTGGTCAACGAGAAGCATATCTATCTCCTGCCGAGTGGTCGGATCAACATGTGCGGCTTGACCACCAAGAACCTAGATTACGTCGCTACCTCCATCCATGAAGCCGTCACCAAAATCCAGTGA